From Rutidosis leptorrhynchoides isolate AG116_Rl617_1_P2 chromosome 3, CSIRO_AGI_Rlap_v1, whole genome shotgun sequence, a single genomic window includes:
- the LOC139899061 gene encoding prefoldin subunit 2, with the protein MSGSEQREPINEQEVAAKYGSIRTEMNQIYSKITELEMEASEHSLVINAIQPLDPTRRCYRMIGGVLVERTIKEVLPAVQQNKEGIELVIARLNEALERKKKELTDFETKYKIRIRKNEGDSMDDGSKKEGSAQGVLVGPANA; encoded by the coding sequence ATGTCTGGAAGTGAACAAAGGGAACCGATCAACGAGCAAGAAGTTGCAGCCAAATATGGCAGTATACGAACCGAGATGAATCAAATTTACTCCAAAATCACCGAACTCGAGATGGAAGCTAGTGAACACTCATTGGTGATTAATGCTATACAGCCACTTGATCCTACAAGGCGTTGTTACCGAATGATTGGAGGTGTACTTGTTGAAAGAACAATTAAGGAAGTGTTGCCAGCTGTTCAACAAAATAAGGAAGGAATCGAACTGGTGATTGCTCGACTTAATGAAGCGTTAGAGAGGAAGAAGAAAGAGTTGACTGATTTTGAAACTAAGTACAAGATTCGTATCAGGAAAAATGAGGGGGACTCCATGGATGATGGTAGCAAGAAAGAAGGATCTGCACAGGGAGTTCTTGTGGGTCCTGCAAATGCATAA
- the LOC139899062 gene encoding preprotein translocase subunit SECE1, which yields MAFSISHFIPSPLPPSSSSKIKPVSNYQTIQTLKPTSVFMPKTNNKRFSVIVKSTENDQQQQQQKTPSDEELTELGTEIKKAMMENKDIEKDNESETIWGGVVDEIGKIEWPAFNKVVGTTGVVLGVIAGSSVVLLTVNAILAELSDRVFVGRGVQDFFG from the coding sequence atggcattttccatatCACATTTCATCCCATCCCCactaccaccatcatcatcatcaaaaatcaAACCCGTATCCAATTACCAAACCATCCAAACGCTCAAACCCACTTCTGTTTTCATGCCCAAAACCAACAACAAACGTTTCTCAGTAATCGTTAAATCAACAGAAaacgaccaacaacaacaacaacaaaaaacacCCTCCGATGAAGAACTTACAGAACTGGGTACGGAAATAAAGAAAGCAATGATGGAAAATAAAGATATTGAAAAAGATAATGAAAGTGAGACTATTTGGGGTGGAGTAGTGGATGAGATCGGAAAAATTGAGTGGCCCGCGTTCAATAAAGTCGTTGGAACAACAGGTGTTGTATTGGGTGTTATTGCGGGTTCCAGTGTCGTTTTATTAACTGTTAATGCCATTTTGGCTGAGCTTTCTGATCGTGTGTTTGTTGGCCGTGGCGTTCAAGATTTTTTTGGTTAA
- the LOC139902366 gene encoding protein DOUBLE-STRAND BREAK FORMATION → MLRIEGNTQQISLFRSLIQNRAFDDGTLGFLETLLISKDVKSLLDVRRTLRQFMTHESVCVLREINDKSVDHKLLVCDFFVRAYAIIGDLESCLALRYEALILREFHSVGDQQLRVSYREWVTFAEHALENRFHAIARKACEKALACFHADVLLKTEKSDTLSEDMEVIKKVKAIKDIATVRASSQSVQAQAVDYLKRKSAETDKVSTSVINEKGHSASVLFRNGIKKHNARKLRELQRR, encoded by the exons ATGCTTAGAATCGAAGGTAACACTCAACAAATATCTCTGTTTCGCTCACTCATTCAAAACAGAGC ATTCGATGACGGAACCCTAGGCTTTCTGGAAACACTGTTAATCAGCAAAGACGTAAAATCGCTGCTAGATGTTCGACGGACCTTGCGACAGTTCATGACACATGAATCCGTATGCGTTCTTCGTGAAATTAACGACAAATCTGTTGATCACAAGCTTCTGGTTTGTGATTTCTTTGTTCGCGCTTATGCTATTATCGGCGATCTAGAG AGTTGCTTGGCGCTGAGATATGAGGCATTGATTCTACGGGAATTTCATTCTGTCGGAGATCAGCAGCTACGTGTTTCTTATAGAGAATGGGTCACGTTTGCTGAGCACGCTCTTGAGAACAGGTTTCATGCTATTGCTAGAAAG GCATGTGAGAAAGCTCTTGCATGTTTTCACGCCGATGTATTGCTAAAAACTGAAAAATCAGATACATTATCCGAAGATATGGAAGTAATTAAAAAAGTTAAGGCAATAAAGGACATTGCTACAGTCAGAGCTTCTTCACAATCCG TTCAGGCGCAGGCAGTCGATTACTTGAAAAGGAAATCAGCCGAGACTGACAAAGTTTCCACATCTGTCATCAATGAAAAGGGACATTCAGCCAGCGTTTTGTTCAGGAACGGAATTAAGAAGCATAATGCACGAAAATTACGAGAGCTACAAAGGCGATAG